One window of Magallana gigas chromosome 2, xbMagGiga1.1, whole genome shotgun sequence genomic DNA carries:
- the LOC105326869 gene encoding uncharacterized protein isoform X4, protein MEILTFLVLFCFSKARAQLEAFYHPLSWSTAKSKCGDRGGYLAQLQTSSKVIDLTRLDAVFRPEAIYWVGGHLQDNGWNLYDNRCHNNQSNPGTPVDGRPSKELIVYKGCFRSTLIKGGIPLKNINARDCFEQCGWTGTVGLYSTMCLCDHHLHQLTRLPEADCDIRCTRCDSDTCGGIKGVSVYSYKKSVIEIVGNQTDGEMCAYIHIDQSGERTMRPVDCLTHLKYLCRFDSNSYCGGSTHCFRPSFTPDTWSKAWKTCHSLNGSLASINIDDDLPTGKFWVAIKKDVQWRWLDGSLISPSQLTTWTVSGSSVTKSTGSCLALRVSSKDEAILTTVPCNRTLGFLCQYGSLKKEEFLSTSIDLNVVVNNTDPYNTTSAGQEPKREKLLLTILYLGIGVVSGVAFVFAIGVFIYMARRCCVSNSDFKPLKSYNQKPEIIHCKELGEWRNDVEVRHGARREVRPESEILGEWPKEGETLGDWHRTEEKMVEVRSGGDLVYDVPSENRNEALFRQNQRIIKQGSWRCGNELHVQVPRKTSTGSWREGRLKERPVMGCEILNTYPSQERDFRDISYAIHRGQNDYQRRQRENGNVIIDTDYEERDLDMRLRQPMPPPPANEVFLADTYSFPVRNRQSAGEIHMDPNELYATVHRAVYRDEDNADQMVSMV, encoded by the exons ATGGAGATTTTGACATTTCTTGtactattttgtttttctaaag CGCGGGCACAGTTGGAGGCATTTTACCATCCATTGTCTTGGTCAACAGCAAAATCAAAATGTGGGGATAGGGGGGGTTATCTCGCTCAGTTACAAACTTCATCAAAGGTGATAGACCTGACACGGTTGGACGCTGTATTCCGTCCAGAGGCCATATACTGGGTCGGCGGTCATCTCCAAGACAATGGTTGGAATCTCTATGACAACCGGTGTCACAATAACCAAAGTAACCCAGGTACGCCAG TAGATGGCAGACCATCAAAAGAATTGATCGTTTACAAGGGCTGCTTTCGATCTACCCTTATTAAGGGAGGAATTCCACTGAAAAATATCAACGCCAGAGACTGTTTTGAACAATGTGGTTGGACGGGAACAGTTGGCCTATAC AGTACGATGTGTTTGTGTGACCATCATTTACACCAGCTGACGCGTCTCCCAGAGGCTGACTGTGACATTCGATGTACTCGCTGTGACTCTGACACTTGTGGTGGAATAAAGGGCGTGTCTGTATACAGCT acaaaaagaGTGTGATAGAAATCGTAGGGAACCAAACGGACGGGGAAATGTGTGCCTACATCCATATAGATCAGTCAGGGGAGAGGACCATGCGGCCCGTGGACTGTCTCACTCACCTGAAGTACCTCTGTCGATTTG ACAGCAATTCATACTGCGGGGGCAGCACCCACTGCTTCCGGCCGTCCTTCACTCCAGACACGTGGTCCAAGGCTTGGAAGACATGTCATTCCCTGAACGGAAGCCTAGCGTCTATCAACATTGACGATGATCTACCGACTGGAAAGTTCTGGGTGGCCATCAAAAAGGACGTTCAATGGCGGTGGTTGGATG GTAGCTTGATTTCACCATCTCAGCTGACCACGTGGACAGTTTCAGGAAGTTCCGTAACAAAATCTACCGGAAGCTGTTTAGCACTCCGTGTTTCCTCCAAAGACGAGGCCATATTGACGACGGTTCCATGTAACAGGACACTCGGGTTCCTTTGTCAGTATG GATCCCTGAAGAAAGAGGAATTCCTCTCCACGTCCATTGATCTGAATGTTGTAGTGAATAACACCGATCCATACAACACCACCTCAGCTGGACAGGAACCAAAGAGAGAAAAGTTACTTCTTACAA TTTTGTATCTGGGGATCGGGGTTGTGTCTGGAGTAGCCTTTGTGTTTGCAATTGGCGTTTTCATTTATATGGCAAGGCG gTGTTGTGTATCAAATTCGGATTTTAAGCCCTTGAAATCTTATAACCAAAAACCAGAAATAATTCATTGCAAAGAACTTGGAGAATGGCGAAACGATGTTGAGGTACGCCATGGCGCAAGAAGAGAGGTGCGACCTGAAAGTGAAATTCTAGGGGAATGGCCGAAGGAGGGAGAAACGCTGGGAGACTGGCACAGAACAGAGGAAAAGATGGTGGAAGTGCGTAGTGGGGGTGACCTAGTGTATGACGTTCCCTCGGAAAATCGAAACGAGGCTCTTTTCAGACAAAACCAGCGAATCATCAAGCAAGGTTCGTGGCGATGTGGTAACgaattacatgtacaggtaCCAAGGAAAACTTCCACAGGGTCCTGGCGTGAGGGTCGTCTAAAGGAGCGACCTGTGATGGGCTGTGAAATTCTAAACACGTACCCTAGTCAGGAACGGGATTTCCGGGATATAAGCTATGCCATCCACAGAGGCCAAAACGATTACCAGAGGCGTCAAAGAGAAAACGGCAACGTCATCATAGACACGGACTACGAGGAAAGGGACCTCGACATGAGACTACGTCAGCCGATGCCCCCGCCGCCCGCCAACGAGGTGTTCCTAGCAGACACGTACAGCTTTCCTGTGAGGAACAGACAGTCCGCCGGTGAAATCCACATGGATCCCAACGAACTGTACGCCACGGTTCACAGGGCCGTGTATAGAGATGAAGATAACGCCGATCAAATGGTGTCAATGGTGTGA